Proteins from a single region of Belliella baltica DSM 15883:
- the porV gene encoding type IX secretion system outer membrane channel protein PorV, translating to MKISVSHSFKALFLPLVCLLTYEATAQNSTIISGQDPNRRVITTAVPFLNFAPDSRHSAMGDVGVATSPDANSAHWNAGKLAFIKDDMGFSLSYSPWLRRLVNDMSVSYLTGYKKIDENSAFGFDLRYFNMGDIQLTDQRGNELGEFTPRDIAIGGTYSRRLSENLGLGISARFIHSNLSGNISSVRGSESRPGVTVGTDVGLFYTKDVLAGSKEGVWSWGVSITNIGPKLTYNSAEDLDYIPTNFRIGTAYQIKMDEYNSITFALDFNKLMVPTPPIYSTDENGNLITDSNGNLIIEPGNGKDPNRPLIAGMFGSFTDAPGGFSEEMQEMMISFGVEYLYNEKLALRTGYFYENVNKGGRRYFTMGVGFNYKTLGFDFSYLVPQVQNNPLAETLRLSLAYNISKR from the coding sequence ATGAAAATATCAGTAAGCCATTCATTCAAAGCACTTTTTCTTCCCTTGGTATGTCTTTTGACTTACGAAGCGACAGCTCAAAACTCGACCATCATCTCAGGTCAAGACCCAAATAGACGTGTAATTACTACTGCCGTTCCTTTTTTGAACTTTGCTCCAGACAGTAGACATTCTGCCATGGGAGATGTTGGTGTAGCTACTTCACCTGATGCAAATTCTGCACATTGGAATGCAGGGAAACTTGCTTTTATCAAAGATGACATGGGCTTCTCCCTCTCTTATTCCCCTTGGCTAAGAAGATTAGTAAATGATATGTCAGTCAGTTACCTGACAGGCTACAAAAAAATAGATGAAAACTCAGCCTTTGGATTCGATTTACGATATTTCAATATGGGTGATATCCAATTAACTGACCAAAGGGGAAATGAACTGGGAGAGTTTACGCCAAGAGACATTGCGATTGGTGGTACCTACTCTAGAAGGTTGTCCGAAAATTTAGGCTTAGGTATCTCAGCAAGATTTATACATTCAAATTTATCAGGAAATATATCCTCCGTACGTGGTTCAGAAAGTAGACCTGGTGTAACTGTTGGTACCGATGTGGGATTATTTTACACCAAAGATGTACTTGCAGGAAGCAAAGAAGGAGTTTGGTCTTGGGGAGTCTCCATTACAAATATTGGACCTAAGCTAACCTATAATAGTGCTGAGGACTTAGATTATATTCCAACCAATTTTAGAATTGGTACGGCCTATCAAATCAAAATGGATGAATATAATTCAATCACATTTGCACTTGATTTCAATAAGTTGATGGTTCCTACTCCTCCCATTTATAGTACAGATGAAAATGGAAATTTAATTACAGATTCCAATGGAAATCTAATAATAGAACCTGGAAATGGGAAAGACCCAAATAGACCACTTATTGCGGGGATGTTTGGCTCCTTCACTGACGCACCAGGAGGTTTCAGTGAAGAAATGCAGGAGATGATGATTTCTTTTGGTGTTGAATATCTTTATAACGAAAAATTAGCCTTGAGAACAGGGTATTTCTATGAAAATGTAAACAAAGGAGGAAGGCGATACTTCACTATGGGAGTTGGGTTCAACTATAAAACACTAGGATTTGATTTCTCTTACTTAGTCCCACAAGTACAAAACAATCCACTGGCAGAAACACTCAGACTTTCTCTAGCATACAACATCTCAAAACGATGA
- a CDS encoding M16 family metallopeptidase produces the protein MTLDRSKSPEFQIPEDISLQNPIKRTLNNGVHLYFIPTPDIDAIRLEINTDTQRSLDLVDKKLTSFFTLNMIMEGTKNLSASELDDFFDHYASEVEVSSGFENNSIALLTTKKHFSEVIPVFRTLLTEATFPEKELAKRKSQKALSISLQKEQNAARASQLFRSQLFGENHPYGLISDEYDVQIIEREDLVEYYENSLWYNPEIFLTGNVDEVELNMIADALGSLKVNFTEREFPAFNNIQKNRLYEEKEKSLQSTIRIGCHLIPKNHPDYQALSVFNTILGGYFGSRLIKNIREEKGHTYGIYSSIGSLKNADYWVVMADVQKQYLNEVITEIYKEINLLKTELVEKNELETVRNYMIGNFLSNFSSAFDLIGRFKSIHQAGLDQSFYEEKLDFIRTFTAQDILEVAQKYFNKSDMVEVIVG, from the coding sequence ATGACTTTAGATAGAAGTAAATCTCCTGAATTTCAAATACCAGAAGATATATCCTTACAAAACCCAATCAAACGGACTCTTAACAATGGAGTCCATTTGTATTTTATACCTACACCTGATATTGACGCGATCAGATTAGAGATCAACACTGACACACAAAGATCTTTGGATTTAGTGGATAAAAAACTCACCTCGTTTTTTACACTCAATATGATCATGGAAGGCACAAAAAATCTTTCTGCATCCGAATTAGATGATTTTTTTGATCATTATGCAAGTGAAGTAGAGGTAAGTTCAGGATTTGAAAACAACAGCATTGCGCTTTTAACGACAAAAAAACACTTTTCTGAAGTCATCCCTGTTTTTAGAACTTTACTTACAGAAGCTACATTTCCTGAAAAAGAATTAGCCAAAAGAAAATCTCAAAAAGCATTGAGCATCAGTTTACAAAAAGAGCAAAATGCAGCAAGAGCAAGCCAACTGTTTAGAAGCCAACTTTTCGGTGAAAATCATCCTTACGGATTAATATCGGATGAATATGATGTTCAAATAATCGAAAGGGAGGATTTAGTAGAATATTACGAAAACTCACTTTGGTATAACCCTGAAATATTCCTTACTGGAAATGTAGATGAAGTTGAATTGAATATGATTGCTGATGCATTGGGTAGTTTGAAAGTAAATTTTACTGAAAGAGAATTTCCAGCATTCAATAATATTCAAAAAAATAGATTGTATGAAGAAAAGGAAAAATCTCTCCAATCTACCATCCGAATTGGCTGTCATTTGATTCCAAAAAATCATCCTGACTATCAAGCTCTTTCTGTTTTCAATACCATTTTAGGAGGTTACTTTGGGTCTAGATTGATCAAAAATATTCGTGAAGAGAAAGGCCATACATACGGAATTTATAGCAGCATTGGAAGCCTCAAAAATGCAGATTATTGGGTCGTCATGGCAGATGTTCAGAAGCAATATCTCAATGAGGTGATTACAGAAATCTACAAAGAGATCAATCTACTCAAAACTGAATTGGTTGAAAAAAACGAATTAGAAACGGTCAGGAATTATATGATAGGAAACTTTCTTTCCAACTTTAGTTCTGCTTTTGATTTGATAGGAAGATTTAAGAGTATTCATCAAGCTGGTCTAGATCAATCTTTCTATGAAGAAAAACTAGATTTCATAAGAACATTTACTGCTCAGGACATATTAGAAGTGGCTCAAAAATACTTCAATAAGTCTGACATGGTTGAAGTAATTGTAGGCTAA
- a CDS encoding glycosyltransferase: MITSSLVSIICTVYNQENYVLEALNSVKSQDYKNFELIILENGSKDNSAKLIEKWVFENDILPIKVIYEDITLPYCQIFNKGLAISQGKYIMDLSGDDLILPGHLIKSVARLIDSPNSAFCFSDVELFEKGEKAKTFYKRDHYGELINQVKEGYIYKEIIKGNPVLSPSLIFDAEKLKAIGGYDESLEYEDFDVLVRLSRGFPAVFSDHIGVKKRIHIESFSSNQYQPKVSKMLPSTLKVCQKIFELNQDKEENQAIIYRVMYETKHSLWSANFEVANDFIKLAQKLGSKSLKFEFFKIWAKYRFNISGIYTVLKKKF; this comes from the coding sequence ATGATTACTTCAAGTTTGGTTTCCATCATTTGTACAGTTTACAATCAGGAAAATTATGTGCTTGAAGCCTTAAATAGTGTTAAAAGCCAGGATTATAAGAATTTTGAACTGATAATTCTTGAAAATGGAAGCAAAGATAATTCAGCAAAACTGATTGAAAAATGGGTGTTTGAAAACGATATTTTGCCAATTAAAGTGATTTATGAAGACATCACACTGCCCTATTGCCAGATTTTCAACAAGGGGCTTGCAATCAGTCAAGGAAAATACATTATGGACCTTTCAGGTGATGATTTGATTTTGCCTGGGCATTTGATCAAGAGTGTTGCTAGATTAATTGACAGTCCTAATTCGGCATTTTGTTTTTCGGATGTTGAACTTTTTGAAAAAGGTGAAAAAGCAAAGACTTTCTATAAAAGAGACCATTATGGAGAATTGATTAATCAGGTTAAGGAAGGTTACATTTACAAAGAAATAATCAAAGGGAATCCGGTTTTATCTCCTTCATTGATTTTTGATGCAGAAAAATTGAAAGCTATAGGAGGCTATGATGAATCATTAGAATATGAGGATTTTGATGTTTTGGTGAGACTTTCAAGAGGATTTCCTGCAGTTTTTTCAGATCATATTGGCGTCAAAAAGCGGATTCATATTGAATCTTTTTCTTCCAATCAATATCAACCTAAAGTCTCAAAAATGCTGCCTTCTACGCTCAAAGTTTGTCAGAAAATTTTTGAGCTCAATCAAGATAAAGAAGAAAATCAAGCTATAATTTATCGTGTAATGTATGAAACCAAACATTCACTTTGGTCTGCAAACTTTGAGGTTGCAAATGATTTTATCAAATTGGCTCAAAAGCTTGGGAGTAAAAGTTTAAAATTTGAGTTTTTCAAAATCTGGGCAAAGTACAGATTTAATATATCTGGAATTTACACTGTCTTGAAAAAGAAATTTTAG
- a CDS encoding sugar 3,4-ketoisomerase: MNQFLKPEIISLKGVEDNSGDLYFLEESMELPFAIARSFWIIDVPEGGKRGVHAHKEETQVLIAVQGTLEVSLEKGEEVMSFSLSSPKQALILPAMYWSEVTFSKKAILLGFSNRKFSESDYIRDKNEFNAL, encoded by the coding sequence ATGAATCAATTTTTAAAACCTGAAATCATTTCATTGAAGGGAGTCGAAGACAACTCAGGAGATCTTTATTTTCTAGAAGAAAGTATGGAGTTGCCTTTTGCAATAGCGCGTTCGTTTTGGATTATAGATGTGCCTGAGGGAGGAAAAAGAGGTGTTCATGCGCATAAAGAAGAGACACAAGTATTAATTGCAGTTCAAGGCACTTTAGAAGTAAGTTTAGAAAAAGGTGAAGAGGTCATGTCTTTTTCACTCAGTTCTCCAAAGCAAGCATTAATATTGCCAGCGATGTATTGGTCAGAAGTTACTTTTAGTAAAAAAGCCATTCTCCTGGGTTTCTCGAACAGGAAATTTTCAGAAAGTGATTATATCAGAGATAAAAATGAGTTTAATGCACTTTAA
- a CDS encoding IMPACT family protein codes for MEDTYLTLSRKSEGLYKEKGSKFLAFAYPVIDEEEVKEILEGLRKQYYDARHHCYAYILGKNKDQYRANDDGEPNHSAGDPILGQIRSKELTNTLIVVIRYFGGTKLGVGGLITAYKTAAAVAIENNEIVKARVKKKVIIEFDYLAMNDVMRLVKDLDLEIIDQSFDNTCNIHLLVREGVYDLFKIKISEIEQAKEISD; via the coding sequence ATGGAAGACACCTATCTTACCTTATCGAGAAAATCTGAAGGACTTTATAAAGAAAAAGGGAGTAAATTTTTGGCATTTGCCTATCCCGTAATTGATGAAGAAGAGGTGAAAGAAATTTTAGAAGGTCTCAGAAAACAATACTATGACGCAAGACATCATTGCTACGCATATATTTTGGGAAAAAATAAAGATCAATATCGTGCGAATGATGATGGCGAGCCCAATCACTCAGCAGGAGACCCAATCCTAGGTCAAATTAGATCAAAAGAATTAACAAACACCTTGATTGTAGTAATTAGATATTTTGGTGGAACAAAACTTGGTGTTGGTGGATTGATTACTGCCTACAAGACCGCTGCTGCTGTGGCCATTGAAAACAATGAAATCGTCAAAGCGAGAGTCAAGAAAAAAGTGATTATAGAATTTGATTATTTGGCTATGAATGATGTGATGCGGCTTGTAAAAGATCTTGATTTAGAAATCATTGATCAATCATTTGACAACACTTGCAATATACATTTACTTGTGAGAGAAGGAGTTTATGATCTTTTTAAGATCAAAATAAGCGAAATTGAGCAGGCAAAAGAGATTAGCGATTAA
- a CDS encoding 3'-5' exonuclease has translation MILKSITKDQVNELELGQFDGEIVLVNSMDQVQEVVDELSMHDLIGFDTETKPAFRKGVYNYVSLLQLSTSDVAFLIRLNEIGLPKEIQKIMEDPSVLKIGAAVLDDLRALRKHAEDFTPASFFDLNDQLKKVGFQNIGVRNLAAMVLEIRISKSEQVSNWEAPTLTEKQMLYAATDAWVCLEIYKKLQYQGYLDELFNR, from the coding sequence ATGATTTTAAAGAGTATCACAAAAGATCAAGTAAATGAATTAGAATTAGGTCAATTTGATGGTGAAATTGTCCTCGTGAATTCTATGGATCAAGTTCAGGAGGTTGTTGATGAACTTTCAATGCATGACTTGATTGGTTTTGATACTGAGACTAAGCCTGCATTTAGAAAAGGGGTTTATAATTACGTTTCTCTTCTTCAGCTTTCCACATCTGATGTGGCTTTCTTGATCAGACTGAATGAAATTGGCTTGCCAAAGGAAATTCAAAAAATCATGGAAGATCCAAGTGTGCTTAAGATAGGGGCTGCAGTATTAGATGATTTGAGAGCACTAAGAAAGCATGCGGAAGACTTTACACCAGCAAGTTTTTTTGATTTAAACGATCAATTGAAAAAAGTTGGGTTCCAAAATATAGGTGTTAGAAACCTTGCTGCAATGGTTTTGGAAATAAGGATTTCCAAATCAGAACAAGTTTCAAACTGGGAAGCACCCACACTCACAGAAAAACAAATGCTTTATGCAGCAACAGATGCCTGGGTATGTTTAGAGATTTATAAGAAATTGCAGTATCAAGGTTATTTAGACGAGTTGTTTAATCGCTAA
- the nhaC gene encoding Na+/H+ antiporter NhaC, protein MAKIRKEPTILESIFPILFLIVLLVINIWIFGTDGLDGSNQMVLVISSAVAALVAVFRLNIKWEVLQDGVVKSISSAMSSILILLLIGSLAGTWMLSGIVPAMIYYGLQVLNPTIFLIAACLVSAVVSIATGSSWTTVATVGVALLGIGKALGFSEGIIAGSIISGAYFGDKMSPLSDTTNLAPAMAGTDLFTHIRHMTKTTVPSILITLVIFGIIGFTSGAEGSVDQVKGISNVISEKFNITGWLFIVPLVVIGLIIKKVPAVPALLVGALLGGVFAIIFQPQIIYTIAGEEGMGYAYNAFKAVMMALYGSISVITSNDIVNELLITGGMSGMLNTIWLIICAMIFGGIMEESKMLSVLAEAVIRKVHSIGSLIASTAATCIFFNVTTSDQYLAILVPGRMYADIYRKRGLKPENLSRTLEDSATVTSVLVPWNTCGATQASVLGVATLTYAPYCFFNIISPIMTILFGYLKLGINYYSKEEMIEIKKEFSV, encoded by the coding sequence ATGGCCAAGATACGTAAAGAACCTACGATCCTCGAATCGATATTTCCCATTCTATTTTTAATTGTTCTCCTTGTAATCAATATTTGGATTTTTGGTACAGATGGCCTAGATGGTTCTAACCAGATGGTGCTTGTAATCTCCTCTGCTGTAGCTGCATTGGTCGCTGTTTTTAGACTGAATATCAAGTGGGAAGTCCTCCAAGATGGAGTTGTAAAAAGCATCAGTTCAGCCATGTCTAGTATATTGATTTTATTACTAATTGGCTCGTTGGCAGGGACATGGATGCTAAGTGGGATTGTTCCTGCGATGATTTATTACGGGCTACAAGTATTGAACCCAACGATTTTCTTGATTGCGGCTTGTCTGGTTAGTGCAGTAGTCTCGATAGCAACTGGTTCTAGTTGGACTACAGTGGCTACAGTAGGTGTAGCATTACTTGGAATAGGAAAAGCATTAGGATTTAGTGAAGGAATCATAGCAGGATCAATTATCTCTGGAGCATATTTTGGTGATAAGATGTCTCCTCTTTCAGATACGACTAACTTGGCACCAGCCATGGCAGGAACGGATTTGTTCACACATATTCGCCACATGACGAAGACCACAGTTCCATCAATTTTGATCACTTTGGTTATATTTGGAATCATAGGTTTTACATCTGGTGCAGAAGGTTCAGTAGATCAAGTTAAAGGTATTTCAAATGTAATTTCAGAAAAATTCAACATTACCGGTTGGTTATTTATAGTACCTCTAGTAGTGATTGGACTGATTATCAAAAAAGTACCTGCAGTTCCTGCTTTGTTGGTTGGAGCGTTGTTGGGAGGAGTTTTTGCTATTATTTTTCAACCTCAAATAATTTATACAATCGCTGGGGAAGAAGGAATGGGTTATGCCTACAACGCTTTCAAAGCTGTAATGATGGCGCTTTATGGAAGTATTAGTGTGATCACTTCAAATGACATTGTCAATGAACTTTTGATCACAGGTGGTATGTCAGGTATGCTTAATACGATTTGGTTGATTATTTGTGCCATGATTTTTGGTGGAATTATGGAAGAAAGTAAAATGCTTTCAGTATTGGCAGAAGCAGTAATTAGAAAAGTCCATTCAATAGGATCTCTTATTGCTTCAACTGCAGCTACCTGTATATTTTTCAATGTGACGACATCTGATCAATATTTGGCGATTTTAGTTCCAGGAAGAATGTATGCTGACATTTATAGAAAGAGAGGTTTGAAACCTGAGAATTTGAGTAGGACGCTAGAAGATAGCGCTACTGTAACTTCTGTCTTAGTTCCTTGGAATACTTGTGGTGCCACTCAGGCATCTGTTTTAGGTGTTGCCACTTTAACTTATGCGCCATATTGCTTTTTTAATATCATTAGTCCAATTATGACGATTTTGTTTGGTTACCTAAAACTGGGAATTAATTACTATTCAAAAGAAGAAATGATTGAGATCAAAAAGGAGTTTTCAGTATGA
- a CDS encoding NAD(P)/FAD-dependent oxidoreductase → MLSYWEREHFLKYDLIVAGAGIVGLSVAVQYAIKYPEKKVLVLERGLFPSGASTKNAGFACFGSLTEILDDLNYLSEIEVSDLVKKRFKGLNSIREFFGDESLGYQATGGYELITENEIDALSEIDRINQLLSPIFQRNVFEVFNDIKAYGFGPKVRSIVKNHFEGELDSGMFLDSLWKKSQSLGIKILTGANVKALDLFERTISVESPLPENTPVTFQAEQIAICTNAFTKIIVPDLDIKPGRGLILVSKPLEKELPWSGSFHYDKGYVYFRKVYGNRLLIGGGRNIDFEGEQTDQFEINPKIKSYLFDLIEKEILPNQKFSLEMEWTGIMAFGKTKQPIIKMIAEDVCVGVRLGGMGVAIGWETATEMVSHF, encoded by the coding sequence ATGCTGAGTTACTGGGAGCGAGAACATTTTCTGAAATACGATTTAATAGTAGCAGGTGCTGGAATTGTGGGGTTATCTGTTGCAGTGCAATACGCAATCAAATATCCTGAAAAGAAGGTATTGGTGTTGGAAAGAGGTCTTTTTCCAAGTGGAGCGAGTACCAAAAATGCAGGCTTTGCCTGTTTTGGGAGTTTGACAGAGATTCTCGATGATCTAAATTATCTGTCTGAAATAGAGGTGTCTGATTTGGTGAAAAAGAGATTCAAAGGTTTAAATTCGATTAGAGAATTTTTTGGAGATGAATCACTCGGATATCAAGCCACTGGAGGTTATGAACTCATTACTGAAAATGAAATCGATGCGCTATCTGAAATCGATCGAATCAACCAATTACTCTCTCCTATTTTTCAAAGGAATGTATTTGAAGTTTTTAATGATATCAAAGCTTATGGGTTTGGTCCTAAAGTTAGATCTATTGTCAAGAATCATTTTGAAGGTGAATTGGATTCAGGAATGTTTTTGGATTCACTTTGGAAAAAATCACAATCATTAGGTATAAAAATTCTTACTGGAGCAAACGTAAAAGCACTTGATCTATTTGAAAGAACAATAAGTGTAGAAAGCCCATTACCAGAGAATACTCCAGTTACTTTTCAAGCTGAACAAATAGCAATTTGTACAAATGCATTTACAAAAATCATAGTTCCTGATTTGGATATCAAACCTGGACGTGGATTGATTTTGGTGAGCAAACCATTAGAAAAAGAATTACCATGGTCTGGCTCTTTTCATTACGATAAGGGGTATGTCTATTTCAGAAAAGTCTATGGAAATAGACTGTTGATTGGTGGAGGTAGAAATATAGATTTTGAAGGGGAGCAAACAGATCAATTTGAAATCAATCCAAAGATCAAATCTTATCTTTTTGATTTAATCGAAAAAGAGATTTTACCCAATCAAAAATTTAGTTTAGAAATGGAATGGACTGGCATCATGGCTTTTGGAAAGACGAAGCAGCCTATCATCAAGATGATTGCAGAAGATGTCTGCGTTGGGGTGAGATTAGGAGGAATGGGAGTTGCGATTGGATGGGAGACGGCCACCGAGATGGTTAGTCATTTTTAA
- a CDS encoding DUF962 domain-containing protein: MRKIDALLHEYGLSHQNQTNKTIHWICVPAIFFSIVGLIFSIPAGILENFLPFLESFANWATITLIIILFYYVSISPPLALGMFFFSAICLALANFIYLISPIPLWVISIAIFIAAWIFQFYGHKIEGKKPSFLKDIQFLLIGPAWLMSFIYKRFGFAY; this comes from the coding sequence ATGAGAAAAATTGATGCTTTACTTCACGAATATGGACTAAGTCACCAAAATCAAACTAATAAAACCATTCACTGGATTTGTGTGCCTGCTATCTTTTTTAGCATCGTAGGCTTAATTTTTAGCATTCCTGCGGGGATACTTGAGAACTTTTTACCATTCCTAGAAAGTTTTGCTAATTGGGCAACTATCACATTAATTATAATCCTTTTTTATTACGTATCCATCTCACCGCCTTTAGCCTTAGGCATGTTTTTCTTTTCAGCTATTTGCTTGGCACTTGCTAATTTTATTTACTTGATTTCTCCAATTCCACTTTGGGTGATTTCGATTGCTATTTTTATTGCTGCTTGGATATTCCAATTTTATGGGCATAAGATTGAAGGGAAGAAGCCTTCTTTTTTAAAAGATATTCAATTTCTGTTAATAGGCCCAGCTTGGTTGATGTCATTCATTTACAAGCGATTTGGGTTTGCTTATTAA
- a CDS encoding cation:proton antiporter — MNYFTLANVEIPLLSDIVVIFGLATLVILLFMRLKIPTIIGFLFTGAIAGPYGLSLVNASTAVEVLSEIGVILLLFVIGMEFSLKSLLSIKKAVFIGGSLQVGLTIGITTLLTYSFGFDWNVAVFFGFLFALSSTAIVLKLLQEYGQVNTIPGRTTLAILIFQDVIIVPLMLFTPMLAGESDNVLLSLLFLALKGALVILLTIVTAKYIIPHLLYRVTKTRSEELFLLSIILTCFAVAYVTSLLGLSLGLGAFLAGLIISESDYSHHATGKILPFREIFLSFFFVSVGMLFDISFLYEHLLIIFGLTALTFVVKFVVVAISVRAIGQGFKEAFMVAFSIFQVGEFSLLLAKEGLKYNLLDPSTYQYFLAISILTMTITPFVLKKRETIACGILNLPLPSRLNRKFGNENIPNVLLETKELKDHLVIIGYGLNGRNLSKAAKSANIPYSIIETNPETVKEESVKGEPIMFGDAANSAVLEHVNIHKARVAVIAISNPEATKRIISAIRLITQNPYIIVRTRYLGEMEANLKLGANEVIPEEFETSIEIFTRVLDKYLVPKHDIDDFTIEVRSHKYEMFRNLSTEINSKFRVDLPDINFVSLKVEKDSGDLINKPMKEARIRDNYGVNIVAIKRKNKTISEITGDEKLKLGDIIYAVGKPEALEKFEAEIEVD, encoded by the coding sequence ATGAATTACTTCACGCTTGCCAATGTAGAGATCCCACTTTTATCAGATATTGTAGTCATTTTCGGTTTGGCTACTTTGGTAATCCTGCTCTTTATGAGATTGAAAATCCCTACTATTATTGGGTTTTTATTTACAGGTGCAATTGCAGGTCCCTATGGGCTTTCTTTGGTCAATGCATCTACTGCTGTAGAAGTCCTTTCTGAAATTGGAGTGATTCTTTTGCTTTTTGTGATCGGGATGGAGTTTTCATTAAAAAGTCTCCTATCCATCAAAAAAGCTGTCTTCATCGGAGGGTCTTTGCAAGTCGGTTTGACAATTGGGATCACAACTTTACTCACATATAGTTTTGGCTTTGATTGGAATGTGGCAGTATTTTTTGGGTTTCTCTTTGCTTTAAGTAGTACTGCCATCGTACTCAAGTTGCTTCAAGAATATGGTCAGGTTAATACGATTCCAGGGAGAACTACGCTTGCAATTTTGATCTTTCAAGATGTCATTATTGTACCATTAATGCTCTTCACCCCCATGCTTGCTGGCGAATCGGATAACGTATTGCTTTCTCTTTTATTTTTAGCTTTGAAGGGAGCTTTGGTGATCTTGCTTACCATAGTCACAGCGAAATATATTATTCCACATTTATTATATAGAGTAACCAAAACACGTAGTGAAGAGCTCTTCTTACTGAGCATAATTCTTACATGCTTTGCGGTTGCCTATGTCACTTCGCTTTTAGGATTATCTCTTGGTTTGGGAGCATTCTTAGCGGGCTTAATTATAAGTGAATCTGATTACAGTCATCATGCCACGGGTAAAATACTTCCATTTAGAGAAATATTTCTGAGTTTTTTCTTTGTCTCAGTGGGGATGTTGTTTGACATCTCATTTCTGTACGAGCATCTTCTAATAATATTTGGACTTACTGCACTGACTTTTGTAGTGAAATTTGTAGTAGTAGCTATATCCGTGAGAGCCATTGGCCAAGGATTTAAGGAAGCTTTTATGGTAGCATTTTCTATTTTCCAAGTTGGGGAGTTTTCTTTGCTTTTGGCTAAAGAGGGATTGAAATATAATTTACTCGATCCTTCTACTTATCAATATTTTTTAGCTATATCCATCTTGACAATGACAATCACTCCTTTCGTTTTGAAAAAAAGGGAGACGATCGCCTGTGGAATATTAAATTTACCCTTACCAAGCAGGTTAAATAGAAAATTTGGGAATGAAAATATTCCAAATGTACTTTTGGAAACCAAGGAGTTAAAAGATCATTTGGTCATAATAGGATATGGGCTTAATGGTAGAAATCTCTCAAAAGCAGCAAAATCAGCAAATATTCCATATTCCATCATTGAAACTAATCCTGAAACAGTCAAAGAAGAGTCAGTAAAAGGTGAACCAATCATGTTTGGCGATGCTGCCAATAGTGCCGTTTTAGAACATGTCAATATTCATAAAGCGAGGGTAGCTGTAATTGCAATTTCAAATCCTGAAGCAACCAAAAGAATCATATCAGCAATTAGATTGATCACCCAAAATCCATACATCATAGTTCGAACAAGGTACTTAGGAGAAATGGAAGCAAACCTCAAACTTGGAGCAAATGAAGTGATTCCTGAAGAGTTTGAGACATCCATAGAGATCTTTACGAGAGTTTTGGATAAATATTTGGTACCGAAGCATGACATTGATGACTTTACCATAGAAGTCCGATCTCATAAGTACGAGATGTTTAGAAATCTTTCCACCGAGATCAATTCTAAGTTTAGGGTTGATTTACCTGATATCAATTTTGTAAGCTTGAAAGTAGAGAAGGATTCAGGCGATTTGATAAATAAACCTATGAAAGAAGCAAGAATTCGAGATAACTATGGAGTAAACATCGTAGCAATCAAAAGAAAAAATAAAACAATCTCCGAAATCACAGGGGATGAAAAATTAAAATTGGGTGATATTATCTATGCCGTCGGCAAACCAGAGGCACTTGAAAAATTCGAAGCTGAAATTGAAGTAGATTAG